One window of Leguminivora glycinivorella isolate SPB_JAAS2020 chromosome 9, LegGlyc_1.1, whole genome shotgun sequence genomic DNA carries:
- the LOC125229350 gene encoding uncharacterized protein LOC125229350, giving the protein MLQHHLFPRKGHWDDSHLLARRYLSKRPPTLVRLWSPASREESPLAPSDLLLGCLPAPLVEGPAPTCASLFSRAFARLFFLLVGATPPPDCASAPWGAVASSMAPGAAPPEFGSGASLPQLAVAPRPIPPAPALDASPPSLRTSTCCRCQRSWICHRQPHYSLVQQPLRYAPSPHPVRVRRPLPRRYRTRQLTGSNLGKEHNQFCLGDLCNLCYSRDHPPCQLPDR; this is encoded by the exons ATGCTCCAACATCACCTTTTCCCCAGGAAAGGCCACTGGGACGATAGCCATCTTCTCGCTCGCCGCTACCTCAGCAAACGTCCCCCCACCCTCGTTCGCTTGTGGTCGCCAGCGAGCAGAGAAGAGTCGCCACTGGCCCCCAGTGACCTCTTGTTAGGCTGCCTCCCCGCCCCACTAGTGGAGGGTCCGGCCCCCACTTGCGCGTCCCTATTCTCCCGCGCCTTCGCACGCCTCTTCTTCCTCCTGGTTGGGGCTACTCCTCCACCCGACTGCGCATCCGCACCCTGGGGTGCAGTAGCGTCGTCTATGGCGCCCGGAGCCGCCCCACCAGAATTTGGAAGCGGTGCGTCCCTCCCGCAGTTGGCCGTTGCTCCGCGGCCAATCCCCCCAGCACCAGCGCTAG ACGCTTCGCCCCCGTCCTTGCGGACGTCCACGTGTTGCCGCTGCCAACGCTCGTGGATCTGTCACAGACAGCCCCACTATTCGCTGGTGCAGCAACCTTTGCGCTATGCGCCTTCGCCTCATCCCGTACGGGTACGGCGTCCCCTCCCCCGTCGTTATAG AACCAGGCAGTTAACAGGCAGTAACCTCGGGAAGGAGCACAACCAGTTTTGCCTCGGGGATCTCTGCAACCTGTGCTACTCCCGAGACCATCCACCATGCCAGCTACCGGACAGGTAG